The Candidatus Rubrimentiphilum sp. genome includes a window with the following:
- a CDS encoding spore coat protein U domain-containing protein, translated as MRRHVLWIVAFACLAIVLWPHRVQAAPLCGFTSSPSVLFGNYDVYGAAVSSTGTINGLCTAGSSSTVRPIITLSKGGSTTYHPRKMACTSGACLTNGDSADVVTYNLYTTAAHATIWGNPTLDATTASVQLASGCCANNVAFSATVFGFIPAAISGGANDVSVGGYTDTIVVTMTF; from the coding sequence ATGCGCCGGCATGTCCTTTGGATCGTCGCGTTCGCATGTTTGGCGATCGTGCTGTGGCCTCACAGAGTCCAGGCCGCGCCGCTTTGCGGCTTCACGAGTTCTCCGAGCGTTTTGTTCGGGAACTATGATGTTTACGGCGCCGCTGTTTCGTCGACGGGAACGATTAACGGATTGTGCACCGCCGGAAGCAGCAGCACGGTCAGACCGATCATTACGCTCAGCAAGGGCGGCTCTACGACCTATCATCCCCGCAAGATGGCCTGCACGTCCGGAGCCTGCCTGACCAACGGCGACTCGGCCGACGTCGTTACCTACAACCTTTACACGACGGCCGCTCACGCCACGATCTGGGGAAACCCCACCCTCGACGCGACGACGGCCAGCGTCCAGTTGGCCTCGGGCTGCTGCGCGAACAACGTGGCCTTTTCCGCCACCGTCTTTGGGTTCATACCCGCCGCCATCTCGGGCGGAGCCAACGACGTCTCGGTCGGGGGCTATACCGACACCATCGTCGTCACCATGACCTTTTAG